One segment of Candidatus Eisenbacteria bacterium DNA contains the following:
- a CDS encoding immune inhibitor A: MHRLSHVLFISAIVLFALGAPPGDASAEGRRLIRVYEDGSGITREIVRERWDVASFRPGEYADLVVSLEEAAAIAGRAAAFEVLIEDLSAAFAPLRAEREFGAFHTYAEVESGFDSLEALYPTLAKAFDLGDSHEARDILALKISDNVENAEGEPEVLFVGCHHAREIISVEMPYLLAEYLLENYGTDSLVTALVDSREIWIVPLLNPDGHQHVVDVDAGWRKNRRDNGDGTYGVDLNRNYPYLWGYDDIGSSPYTGDGTYRGPSAGSEPELQALLGLFEAHSFIFALSFHSYGRMYLYPWGYVRLQTEDDDLFATLGDSLAAGNGYAVGNGYTGLIYTTNGGSDDYAYADPSKPKCFSITPEIGDEFNTPEAMIPIHFAEQLPAMLHMLRYADRPTIFARPGAPSIAAIPDDDDGLYTVSWTRGDGDTNVTRYELVEATGETIVLEDAESGIGNWITDTWTWNNEKSHSGQYSFYSGTGNKYNAPLEALHPLDVAAGDSLVFWAWWRVENQWDYWYVEVSIDGGKFWSTIPGSFTTNDNPNGNNIGNGITGNSSGVFKRCAFDLSDSDGESVRIRWRYATDELEYLRGVQIDDIENVRLFANTDTLASDIEETSYLVEGRLSGAYYYWVRGFDQEESEGYWSGIRAVNVDISTEVASGSAPLRTVLGASVPNPFNPTTTILFSLAERAPVELAIYDISGRLIRVLASGARDAGNHAVVWDGTNAEGRQVASGIYLYRMSAPGFDDTKKLVLMR, translated from the coding sequence ATGCATCGCCTCTCGCACGTCCTGTTCATCTCGGCGATCGTTCTCTTCGCGCTCGGCGCGCCTCCCGGCGACGCGAGTGCGGAAGGGAGGCGGCTGATCCGCGTGTACGAAGACGGAAGCGGGATCACGAGGGAGATCGTGCGCGAGAGATGGGATGTCGCCTCGTTTCGCCCGGGCGAGTATGCGGATCTCGTGGTCAGTCTCGAGGAGGCGGCCGCAATCGCGGGGCGCGCTGCCGCATTCGAGGTGCTGATCGAGGATCTCTCGGCGGCCTTCGCGCCCCTTCGCGCGGAGCGGGAGTTCGGCGCGTTCCACACCTACGCGGAAGTCGAGAGCGGATTCGACAGCCTCGAGGCGCTCTACCCGACGCTCGCGAAGGCATTCGATCTCGGCGACAGCCACGAAGCGCGCGACATCCTCGCCCTCAAGATCAGCGACAACGTCGAGAACGCCGAGGGGGAGCCGGAAGTTCTCTTCGTCGGGTGCCACCATGCGCGGGAAATCATCAGCGTCGAGATGCCGTATCTCCTCGCCGAGTATCTTCTCGAGAACTACGGAACCGACTCGCTCGTGACGGCCCTCGTCGACAGCCGCGAGATCTGGATCGTTCCGCTCCTCAATCCGGACGGACACCAGCACGTGGTGGATGTCGACGCGGGGTGGAGAAAGAACCGCAGAGACAACGGCGACGGCACGTACGGGGTCGACCTCAACCGGAACTATCCCTACTTGTGGGGCTACGACGACATCGGGTCGAGCCCATACACGGGAGACGGAACGTACCGCGGTCCCTCCGCCGGCTCGGAGCCGGAGCTTCAGGCGCTTCTCGGACTGTTCGAGGCGCATTCCTTCATCTTCGCGCTTTCGTTCCACAGCTACGGGCGGATGTACCTCTACCCGTGGGGTTACGTCCGCCTGCAGACCGAGGACGACGATCTCTTCGCGACGCTCGGGGACAGTCTCGCCGCGGGGAACGGCTATGCGGTCGGGAACGGCTACACCGGCCTCATCTACACGACGAACGGCGGCTCGGACGACTACGCCTACGCGGATCCCTCGAAGCCGAAGTGCTTCTCGATCACGCCGGAGATCGGGGATGAGTTCAACACGCCCGAGGCGATGATCCCGATTCACTTCGCCGAACAGCTTCCCGCGATGCTCCACATGCTGCGCTACGCGGACCGTCCCACCATCTTCGCGCGTCCCGGCGCGCCTTCGATCGCGGCGATTCCGGACGACGACGACGGCCTGTACACGGTCTCCTGGACGCGCGGCGACGGCGACACGAACGTGACGCGCTACGAGCTCGTCGAGGCGACGGGAGAGACGATCGTCCTCGAGGACGCCGAGAGCGGCATCGGCAATTGGATCACGGACACGTGGACCTGGAACAACGAGAAGTCTCATTCGGGGCAGTACAGCTTCTACTCGGGGACCGGGAACAAGTACAACGCCCCTCTCGAGGCGTTGCACCCGCTCGACGTCGCAGCGGGCGACTCGCTCGTCTTCTGGGCGTGGTGGCGCGTCGAGAACCAGTGGGACTACTGGTATGTCGAGGTCTCGATCGACGGCGGCAAGTTCTGGTCGACGATCCCGGGGAGCTTCACGACGAACGACAACCCGAACGGAAACAACATCGGGAACGGAATCACGGGAAACTCGAGCGGCGTGTTCAAGCGGTGCGCGTTCGATCTCTCCGACTCCGACGGCGAGAGCGTACGCATCCGGTGGCGGTACGCGACGGACGAGCTCGAGTACCTCCGCGGCGTGCAGATCGACGACATCGAGAACGTCCGTCTCTTCGCGAACACGGACACGCTCGCGAGCGATATCGAGGAGACTTCGTACCTCGTCGAGGGGCGCCTGAGCGGCGCATATTACTATTGGGTGCGCGGCTTCGATCAAGAGGAGAGCGAAGGCTATTGGAGCGGAATCCGCGCGGTGAACGTGGACATCAGCACGGAGGTCGCATCCGGGAGCGCACCGCTGCGCACGGTCCTCGGCGCGAGCGTTCCGAACCCGTTCAACCCGACGACCACGATTCTCTTCTCGCTCGCCGAGCGCGCGCCGGTCGAGCTCGCGATCTATGACATCTCAGGAAGGCTGATCCGTGTTCTCGCGAGCGGCGCGCGGGACGCGGGGAACCACGCGGTGGTCTGGGACGGAACGAACGCCGAAGGCCGCCAGGTCGCCTCCGGCATCTATCTCTACCGGATGAGCGCCCCGGGCTTCG
- a CDS encoding Smr/MutS family protein yields MSKSIRALLSRLFLFMSPHRGSAPARAGRPSADDDAILPSGPFVVTDDLDLHGLFPEQVPEILDEFLRNARALGIREVRIAHGKGKSVLRGAVWEFLEKHPFVIDFRQAPPDRGGWGATIARVLLEVDGEKAPPGE; encoded by the coding sequence ATGAGCAAGTCGATTCGCGCGCTTCTTTCTCGTCTTTTCCTGTTCATGTCCCCCCATCGGGGCTCCGCGCCCGCCCGCGCGGGCCGTCCTTCGGCGGACGACGATGCGATCCTGCCTTCCGGCCCCTTCGTTGTCACGGACGATCTCGATCTTCACGGCCTCTTTCCGGAGCAGGTTCCGGAGATCCTCGACGAGTTCCTCCGGAACGCGCGCGCTCTCGGGATCCGCGAGGTCCGCATCGCGCACGGCAAGGGGAAGAGCGTTCTCCGCGGCGCGGTTTGGGAGTTCCTGGAGAAGCATCCATTCGTGATTGACTTCCGCCAGGCGCCGCCCGATCGCGGGGGATGGGGCGCGACGATCGCACGCGTTCTCCTCGAGGTGGATGGAGAGAAGGCGCCGCCGGGGGAGTGA
- a CDS encoding inositol monophosphatase family protein — protein sequence MEEARAFAARATAEVGERLLSFFGPVAADRKADGTLVTEADRWADETLVSLVRRAFPDHRVLSEEGDATFRGGEWCWVVDPLDGTTNFARGIPVWAISLGLLHRGTPVFGHVRVPPLGRLFEGVYVEGADGTGINGSYLNHIPIRTSMDEPDKTRFFTICSRSTALLRNPFPTKIRMLGSAAHNLLTVASGAALGGVEATPKVWDLAGAWPILRAAGGVWTPLANAPFPLAEGADYTRRSFPMLALARADLRDLFLPLVEQALA from the coding sequence ATCGAGGAAGCGCGCGCGTTCGCGGCGCGCGCGACCGCCGAGGTCGGAGAACGCCTTCTCTCGTTTTTCGGACCCGTCGCGGCGGATCGGAAGGCGGACGGAACGCTGGTGACCGAGGCCGACCGCTGGGCGGACGAAACGCTCGTCTCGCTCGTGCGGCGCGCCTTCCCCGATCACCGGGTTCTCTCCGAGGAGGGGGACGCGACCTTCCGCGGGGGAGAGTGGTGCTGGGTCGTCGATCCCCTCGACGGAACGACGAACTTCGCGCGCGGGATCCCGGTTTGGGCGATCTCCCTCGGCCTCCTCCATCGGGGGACGCCGGTCTTCGGGCACGTGCGGGTTCCTCCGCTCGGGCGTCTCTTCGAGGGCGTGTACGTCGAGGGCGCCGACGGGACGGGAATCAACGGTTCGTATCTCAATCATATCCCGATTCGAACGAGCATGGACGAACCGGACAAGACGCGCTTCTTCACGATCTGCTCGCGGAGCACCGCGCTTCTCCGCAATCCATTCCCGACGAAGATCCGGATGCTGGGGTCCGCGGCGCACAACCTTCTCACGGTCGCCTCGGGGGCGGCCCTCGGAGGGGTCGAGGCGACGCCGAAGGTATGGGATCTCGCGGGGGCGTGGCCGATCCTCCGGGCAGCCGGCGGGGTGTGGACCCCTCTCGCGAACGCTCCCTTCCCTCTCGCCGAGGGGGCGGACTACACGCGCCGGTCTTTCCCCATGCTCGCCCTCGCGCGCGCGGACCTCCGCGATCTCTTCCTCCCTCTCGTCGAGCAGGCGCTCGCCTGA
- a CDS encoding PorT family protein — translation MSQHFDWAARIACAAAVLFSAAGASHAAASSGITIGLNYASLEDVRVDDAETTYDNRTGTHFGLYAMSALGPLGLRVGAIYLNAGPLFEGLSDGLDDPASLNDTFDVRYFVVPIDLQYRLITPALKPYLLFGPELRFNVTSAGDFEDNFRSTVWGGNVGIGIEFKLPFLGLSLAPEARYTFDLTDVTDKELKIGSKSLSLDDAYRGGTYHLRLHVGF, via the coding sequence ATGTCTCAACATTTCGATTGGGCGGCGCGGATCGCGTGCGCGGCCGCGGTTCTCTTCTCAGCGGCGGGCGCCTCGCACGCTGCGGCCTCGTCGGGGATCACGATCGGGCTGAACTACGCATCCCTCGAGGACGTGCGCGTGGACGACGCGGAGACGACCTACGACAACCGGACGGGCACGCACTTCGGCCTGTACGCGATGAGCGCGCTCGGACCGCTCGGCCTCCGGGTGGGGGCGATCTATCTAAACGCGGGGCCGCTCTTCGAGGGTCTTTCGGACGGCCTCGACGATCCCGCGAGCCTCAACGACACGTTCGATGTCCGATACTTCGTCGTTCCGATCGATCTTCAGTACCGCCTCATCACTCCCGCTTTGAAGCCTTACCTCCTCTTCGGTCCGGAGCTCCGGTTCAACGTGACGTCCGCCGGCGACTTCGAGGACAACTTCCGGTCGACCGTTTGGGGGGGAAACGTGGGGATCGGCATCGAGTTCAAGCTCCCGTTCCTCGGTCTCTCTCTCGCTCCCGAGGCACGCTACACGTTCGACTTGACCGACGTGACGGACAAGGAGCTGAAGATCGGAAGCAAGAGCTTGAGCCTCGACGACGCGTACCGGGGCGGGACGTATCATCTCAGGCTGCACGTCGGGTTCTGA
- a CDS encoding sulfatase-like hydrolase/transferase, translating into MLVALLASCSGRPDSRPNILVVLWDTVRADRLGLYGFAKPTTPFLDEWAKDARVFLGLRLSSQLHGRFARLALHGSLSHRARRAERTNPARLVPQDPRGVAGRGGLSDLLVLGEPAHLRRDGFRPGVPGKEASLESRSPFGGLSDRPAQDCSERSKQRIAREDSSG; encoded by the coding sequence GTGCTCGTCGCCCTCCTCGCTTCGTGCTCGGGCCGACCGGATTCGCGCCCGAACATCCTCGTCGTCCTGTGGGACACGGTTCGCGCGGACCGCCTCGGCCTCTACGGTTTCGCCAAACCGACCACCCCCTTCCTCGACGAATGGGCGAAAGATGCCCGCGTTTTTCTAGGATTGCGTCTCTCCAGCCAACTACACGGTCGCTTCGCACGCCTCGCTCTTCACGGGTCTCTATCCCACCGAGCACGGCGCGCAGAACGGACGAATCCGGCTCGACTCGTGCCACAAGACCCTCGCGGAGTCGCTGGCCGAGGCGGGCTATCAGACCTTCTTGTGCTCGGCGAACCCGCACATCTCCGCCGAGACGGGTTTCGCCCAGGGGTTCCAGGAAAAGAAGCATCCTTGGAGTCCCGATCTCCGTTCGGAGGCTTATCGGATCGTCCAGCGCAAGATTGCTCCGAGCGATCAAAGCAGCGAATTGCCCGCGAAGATTCGAGCGGGTAA
- a CDS encoding sulfatase-like hydrolase/transferase produces MPAKIRAGKIGPWDIKASGELAGKSLLKWLGRIDREKPFFAFLNYMEAHRPWVPPVEYRRRVLSEDEVERSYEVNRSLTKLWRYTFGVESYTNDELEIMAGRYEATIAELDDLLRDLIETLDAEGFLENTVVVVTSDHGEHLCEKNLLDHQYSLYEPLLRVPLVLYYPKRIDPGRESGPVMTHDLFRTLHELAAVGLPAALAERGTSLLAPDVERERVCECLGVFSSPYPTVLAVSPHWDPTPWEREIRAVYLDSLKLIRWSDGEERLFRIEKDPEEKEDVAEELEEEKDRLEEALAAWAAALDEAEPSKGPGPVFTEAQRGMLEALGYLHDGREDEETAGVPEDTAAPDERDRNGGKAAVSIEERDE; encoded by the coding sequence TTGCCCGCGAAGATTCGAGCGGGTAAGATCGGCCCCTGGGACATCAAGGCGAGCGGAGAGCTGGCCGGGAAGAGTTTGTTGAAATGGCTTGGCCGAATCGACCGAGAGAAGCCGTTTTTTGCCTTCCTGAACTACATGGAGGCGCATCGGCCGTGGGTCCCGCCCGTCGAGTACCGGAGGCGCGTCCTTTCCGAGGATGAGGTCGAGCGGTCGTACGAGGTGAACCGGTCGTTGACGAAGCTTTGGAGATATACTTTCGGTGTCGAGAGCTACACGAACGACGAGCTCGAGATCATGGCCGGAAGGTACGAGGCGACGATCGCGGAATTGGACGATCTTCTTCGCGATCTGATCGAAACGCTCGATGCGGAAGGCTTCCTGGAAAACACCGTCGTGGTGGTGACCTCGGATCACGGCGAGCATCTCTGCGAGAAGAACCTACTTGACCATCAGTACTCGCTCTACGAACCCCTTCTCCGCGTCCCGCTTGTCCTCTACTATCCGAAACGGATCGATCCCGGGAGGGAGAGCGGCCCCGTGATGACGCACGATCTTTTTCGAACTCTGCACGAGCTGGCCGCAGTCGGGCTCCCGGCCGCCCTGGCGGAGAGGGGGACGAGCTTGCTCGCGCCCGACGTCGAGCGGGAGCGCGTCTGCGAGTGCCTTGGCGTCTTTTCCTCTCCGTACCCTACGGTTCTCGCCGTCAGTCCGCACTGGGATCCGACTCCGTGGGAGCGGGAGATCCGCGCGGTCTATCTCGACAGCCTCAAGCTGATCCGTTGGTCCGACGGAGAGGAACGGTTGTTCCGGATCGAGAAGGACCCGGAGGAGAAAGAGGACGTCGCCGAGGAGCTGGAGGAAGAGAAGGACCGGCTGGAAGAGGCGCTCGCCGCGTGGGCGGCGGCTCTCGACGAGGCCGAACCGTCCAAAGGGCCGGGACCTGTCTTCACCGAGGCGCAGCGCGGCATGCTCGAAGCGCTGGGTTATCTTCATGACGGCCGGGAGGACGAGGAGACCGCAGGCGTGCCCGAGGACACGGCCGCCCCGGACGAGCGGGACCGGAACGGGGGGAAGGCGGCGGTCTCGATCGAGGAGCGAGACGAATGA
- a CDS encoding protein secretion chaperonin CsaA, with amino-acid sequence MKDKADFAHFSALDMRVGRVVRVENAETRKPLYRVTVDFGGEIGTKVSVAGYADYPKEELLGRLVVAVINFEPKRMGPELSEIFILGAVNAEGKAIYLTPESDVPLGATVV; translated from the coding sequence ATGAAGGACAAAGCCGATTTCGCGCATTTCTCCGCGCTCGACATGCGCGTCGGACGCGTGGTGCGCGTGGAGAACGCCGAAACGAGAAAGCCTCTCTATCGGGTGACCGTGGATTTCGGGGGAGAGATCGGGACGAAGGTCTCGGTCGCGGGATACGCGGACTACCCGAAAGAGGAGCTTCTCGGCCGGCTCGTGGTCGCCGTGATCAACTTCGAGCCGAAACGCATGGGGCCCGAGCTCTCCGAGATCTTCATCCTCGGCGCGGTGAACGCCGAGGGGAAAGCGATCTACCTGACCCCCGAATCGGACGTGCCTCTCGGGGCGACGGTCGTTTAG
- a CDS encoding sulfatase yields MSGRPEERRAHANRRAAGLVRLALLLAGMLAFSGCGGGKERKPNIFLITIESLRADHVGCYGYPLPTTPNLDRLAEKSVRFDRAYSVTSWTLPSHASLFTGLPPTAAQVLEPHHRLADSYETLAELLSEEGYYCIGFVSGPFLRTPYNLHQGFSRYDDSPSSVSTGNAHGDLTNPEMEEKISAFLRSLPPRPFFLFAYFWDVHYDFIPPVPFDTLFTDREMERFDCRGFERNPEIRPDMSNERLRYVVSQYDGEIRCTDEMLGRILGVLRETSLWDETAIFVTADHGEEFFEHGEKGHKNNLHRESLHVPLLVKLPGRVPARTDNRLATLMDLFPTIAEISGADPRGAREGLSLLVDPPPSRDLFFELRHTYYGPSIAAGSLGTRTFDSHAGTDGMFKYMKRARQEGERLYRVDDDPGETLDLAEGREADLAVWREKLAEWKRRAERIASEHGAGRDAVLSADEKQRLEALGYIESGPR; encoded by the coding sequence ATGAGCGGTCGGCCCGAGGAGAGACGCGCGCATGCGAACCGTCGCGCCGCGGGCTTAGTCCGACTCGCGCTTCTTCTCGCAGGGATGCTGGCCTTCTCCGGATGCGGGGGAGGCAAGGAGCGAAAGCCGAACATCTTCCTCATCACGATCGAGTCGCTTCGCGCCGACCATGTCGGCTGCTACGGATATCCGCTTCCGACGACGCCGAATCTCGACCGATTGGCGGAGAAGAGCGTGCGGTTCGACCGCGCGTACTCGGTCACGAGCTGGACGCTCCCCTCGCATGCCTCTCTTTTCACCGGCCTTCCGCCGACGGCGGCGCAAGTTCTCGAGCCGCACCATCGCCTCGCCGACTCGTACGAAACCCTCGCCGAGCTTCTCTCCGAGGAGGGTTACTACTGCATCGGCTTCGTCAGCGGTCCCTTCCTCCGCACGCCGTACAATCTGCATCAAGGTTTCAGTCGGTACGACGACAGCCCCTCCTCGGTCTCGACCGGAAACGCGCACGGCGATCTCACGAACCCCGAGATGGAAGAGAAGATCTCGGCGTTCCTGCGGTCCCTTCCCCCGCGGCCGTTCTTCCTCTTCGCGTACTTCTGGGACGTTCACTACGATTTCATTCCTCCCGTTCCTTTCGACACGCTCTTCACCGATCGCGAAATGGAGCGGTTCGATTGTCGAGGCTTCGAGCGAAACCCGGAGATCCGCCCCGATATGAGCAACGAGAGGCTCCGCTACGTGGTTTCTCAATACGACGGGGAGATCCGCTGCACCGACGAGATGCTCGGGCGGATTCTCGGCGTTCTTCGCGAGACATCCCTCTGGGACGAAACGGCGATTTTTGTGACGGCCGATCACGGCGAGGAGTTCTTCGAGCACGGAGAAAAGGGGCACAAGAACAACCTGCACCGGGAGTCGTTGCACGTGCCTCTTCTCGTGAAGCTTCCCGGGCGTGTTCCCGCTCGGACGGACAACCGGCTCGCGACGCTGATGGATCTCTTTCCGACCATCGCGGAAATCTCCGGGGCGGATCCGCGCGGCGCTCGCGAGGGGCTCTCTCTCCTCGTCGATCCGCCGCCGAGCCGCGATCTCTTCTTCGAGCTTCGCCACACGTACTACGGGCCTTCGATCGCGGCAGGGTCCTTGGGGACGAGGACCTTCGACTCGCATGCCGGGACCGACGGCATGTTCAAGTACATGAAGAGAGCGCGGCAGGAGGGAGAGAGGCTTTACCGAGTCGACGACGATCCCGGAGAGACCCTCGATCTCGCGGAGGGGCGCGAGGCCGATCTTGCGGTCTGGAGGGAGAAGCTCGCCGAGTGGAAGCGTCGCGCGGAACGGATCGCGTCCGAGCACGGAGCCGGGCGGGACGCCGTCCTCTCCGCGGACGAAAAGCAGAGGCTGGAGGCGCTCGGCTACATCGAGAGCGGTCCGCGGTAG
- a CDS encoding peptidylprolyl isomerase codes for MNGKRICAAAPALLASALFLFSCGGKGGEKGAEGETVITVDGTKITTVDVAHETSRLTRNLSQRFSPEQIEQMKDQLGQQARENLIHKILLAKEAEEEKIRVEDSELGERIAGFRRSLPDTGAYVEYLKGLGMTDEEFRDEVREEIRIEKLLDRRTESIASADEAAVRSFYEANPGLFDQDEQVRASHILILFEQNDTEESKKGKRARIERIRGELAAGADFAALAGEHSGCPSAASGGDLGWFERGRMVKAFEDAAFALEAGKTSGIVETEFGYHIIKLTDRTAARKIPLEDVREQIAAEVTREAHREAIQGYLRALREKADIRILS; via the coding sequence ATGAACGGTAAACGAATTTGCGCCGCGGCGCCCGCCCTGTTGGCCTCGGCGTTATTTCTCTTCTCGTGCGGGGGAAAGGGCGGGGAGAAGGGAGCCGAGGGAGAGACGGTCATCACCGTGGATGGAACCAAGATCACGACCGTCGACGTCGCCCACGAGACTTCCCGTCTGACGCGCAATCTCAGCCAGCGATTCTCGCCCGAGCAAATCGAACAGATGAAGGATCAGCTCGGGCAACAGGCTCGCGAGAACCTCATCCACAAGATCCTCCTCGCCAAGGAGGCCGAGGAAGAGAAGATCCGCGTCGAGGACTCCGAGCTCGGAGAGAGGATCGCCGGCTTCCGGAGAAGCCTTCCGGACACGGGCGCGTACGTCGAGTACCTGAAAGGGCTCGGCATGACCGACGAGGAGTTCCGGGACGAGGTGCGCGAGGAGATCCGAATCGAGAAACTCCTCGATCGACGGACGGAGAGCATCGCCTCCGCCGACGAGGCGGCGGTGCGGAGCTTCTACGAGGCGAATCCCGGGCTCTTCGATCAGGACGAGCAGGTTCGCGCCAGCCACATCCTGATCCTCTTCGAGCAAAACGACACCGAGGAGAGCAAGAAAGGAAAGCGTGCCCGCATCGAGAGGATCCGCGGGGAGCTTGCCGCGGGGGCCGACTTCGCCGCTCTTGCGGGCGAGCATTCCGGGTGCCCCAGCGCCGCGAGCGGGGGAGACCTCGGGTGGTTCGAACGCGGCCGGATGGTGAAGGCTTTTGAGGACGCCGCGTTCGCTCTCGAAGCCGGCAAGACAAGCGGGATCGTGGAGACCGAGTTCGGCTACCACATCATCAAGCTGACGGATCGAACGGCTGCGCGCAAGATCCCGCTCGAGGACGTTCGCGAGCAGATCGCGGCCGAGGTGACTCGGGAGGCGCACCGCGAGGCGATTCAGGGCTACCTTCGCGCGCTTCGTGAGAAAGCGGACATCCGCATCTTGAGCTAG